CTCTTAGTTGGGCATCGACCTGAGCTGGATGGCACATCACCTCCAAGACATCACATTCCTTTTGATACTCTAACATTAACGCGACAGCATCTTTCACTGTGGTTTTATCATCATAAAATTTTTCGGTGAATTGATAGCGCACCGTGCTTTCTTGGTCGTTAACCAAACCAATACCACGCAATGGCACACCATAATGCTTTGCAACACGCATCACGACTGGAGCAATTTGTGGATGCGTGTGGGCATGATGATGACCATCAATATGACTCAAGGTCAATCCAAGCGCTAAGTAGTGCTCAACTTGAGCGACAACTTCAGCGTGGATTTCGTCTGGGTCAAAATCGCGCTTTTGCCAAAATTTAGGAATCGCGGGGAAAAGACCATGCTCATCAACGATTGTACGACCATTTGTTAGCGGCTTACCTGCGGTAAATCGCAGATGCAGTCCGATTTTCAGGTCAGGCATACTAGCAGCCAACTTTACCGCATGCTTTTCTCCTGGCATATCAACCATAAAGGTTGTAGAACGAACAACGCCATGACGGAAAGCGGCAGCCACTCCATTGTTCACCCCTTCCGTTAAACCAAAGTCGTCAGCATTAAAAATAACTTTCATCTTTTCCCCAACTACGTTTCCTAATTATTACGCTACAGCGTAGTAAGCCTAAACTGAGGTAGATACTCTGCGTTTTCACGTAAAATATCGTTCAGGATCGCCTTGGCACGTTTTATATCCGGAACCAATGGATTATTCGCCAATGCCATCAAAGCTTTGTCGTAATCACCAAACACAGCAGCATCAATAGTTAACTGCTCATAAGCTTTAACTTGATGAAGCAAGCCCAGTACGTTTGCTGAAAGTTGACCAACTGATACAGGCTTCGCCCCCCAGTTGCCCACAACAGCACTACACTCAATGACTGCATCATCGGGAAGTGTGTTAATCGCGCCGTTATTTGGAACATTAACGACATGGATTCCGTTGCGGTTGTTATAGATGGCATCGACTAAGTTAAGTGATGCATCTGAATAATAAGCACCACCTCGCTCCTCAAGCTCTTTTGGCTTAACATCAAGATTCACATCTCGATAGAGCTCAAACAGCGCTTCCTCCGTCACCATAACCTGTTCAGCACGCGTACCTTTTTCTGTCGCACTCTCCTTTTCTTCCGCTAGCATCGCATCTGTTTGATAGAAGTAACGATGGTACGGACATGGAATGGCACCCAAGGCTTTTAGGAAGTCCGGATCCCACGGCTCTTCAAAAATATTCTTCATACTGAAGTTGGCACCATCACCCACTTTTTCGATGACAGTTTCGGTAATGTCCTCACCATTTAACCACGCTTTATGTACCCACACTAAATGGTTTAGCCCGGCAAACTCTAGCTGAAGTTCTTGCGGTTCACACGCCATCATTTCAGCAACCATCATACGCATTGATACAGGAACGTTACATAAACCAATGCTCTTTACTTTGGTATGCTTGTTGACTGCCTCGGAAACCAAACCTGCCGGATTAGTAAAGTTTAACATCCAAGCATTTGGCGCCAGTTCCTCAATATCTCGACAGATATCAAGAATAACAGGAATGGTTCTTAACGCTTTGGCGAAACCTCCTGGCCCGGTTGTCTCTTGACCAATAACATCGTACTTAAGCGGAATACGCTCGTCACTGGCGCGAGCTTTTAAACCTCCGACACGAAACTGCGTCATTACAAAGTCAGCCCCTTTGATAGCCTCACGGCGATCTGTACTGGCTTTGACAATAATATCCGCGCCAACTTTGTTAACCATACGCGTCGCCAACGCGTGAATTATCTCGAGTTTTTCTTTACCTGCGTCAATATCCACTAAGTGAATTTCTCGTACAGGCAAAAACTCGCGACGCTTAATGACACCTTCAATAAGCTCAGGTGTGTAACTACTACCACCGCCTATGATGGCGAGCTTTAGTGCACCTCTTGCCATATTACCACTCCACTATCCAACAGACTTTTGATGTAAGGCGACGATTTCCGTCGCCAGTTCGTGGGCAAGAATGGTTGTCATGAGGTGATCTTGCGCATGCACCATAACCAAAGTCATTGGCACTTTACCTTGACCTTCGTCTGCTTCAATTAGCTGAGTCTGCATCAAGTGCGCTTTATTTAAACACTCTTTTCCAAGTGCTAGTTTTTCTTGTGCTTGGTCGAAATCATCTTGTCGAGCTAACTTCAGCGCTTCATAACATAGGCTTCGTGCTTCACCTGCATTACAGATAATTTCCATCACAACCATTTCTTGGTCCATGTTTCCTCCCGAAAAATAAAACTAAAATTTTAATTATGCTGTTACGCCTTGACCTGACACTTCTTGCTCTGCTGGCTTGTCTTTTGTTGCACCTTCTTCTTCCTCAAGAATCTGTTTCTCAAACATCTTGAAGAATGGTAGGTACAAGAAGATATCTAAAATAATCAATGCAATAACCAGTAATACCGGTGCGAATGTCCAACCGCTACCCCACGATGCACCAATAATGGCAGGTGTTGTCCATGGTGTGGTTGCAACCCCCATCCCTACAAATCCCATGTGCACAGCAAAGTAAGCGATGGTTGCATTAAGCATCGGTACCAAAACAAATGGCAGGAACAATGTTGGGTTTAAAACTAAAGGTGTACCAAAAATAACCGGTTCGTTGATCTGGAAGAAACCAGGCACCACACTCATTCGACCAATACTCTTCAAGTGAGCTGAGCGACTAAATGCCATCAACAGTACTAAGGCCAAAGTTGCACCCGAACCACCGATGAAAATGTAGAAGTCCCAGAAAGGTTGAGTGAACACGTTTGGAATAGGTTCACCCGCAATAAAGGCTGCGGTGTTCGCACCAATGTTGGTAAGGAAGATTGGCGATAGCAAACCAACCACAATTGCCGCACCATGAATACCCGCAAACCAAAGTAGTTGACACAAGAGAAGAGCGCCAAGAATCGCTGGTAGAGAATTTGATGCACTGACCAAAGGCTTAAACGCTTCCAGAATCAAGTCAGGGATCAACATGCCAAATTGCGCTTGCACAAAAATACTCAGAGGATAGAGCGTGACAAACACAGCGAGAACTGGCAACAGTACTTCGAATGAGCGCGCAATAGCCGGTGGAACCTGCTCAGGCATACGAATGGTAATATTGTTCTTTTTCATAAATCGGTATAGTTCAACCGCAAAGAAACCACACAGCACGCCAGTAAACACACCTGTACCACCCATATGTTGGGTTGGCAGTCCACCATCTTTAAGTGGTGATGCCACGAGTAAGTAGCACATCAGTGAAAGCGCAGCACTTGTAATACCATCCATCTTGTAGGCTTTAGCTAAGCTGTAGGCCACGCCCAAGGAGATGAAAATCGTCATAATGCCCATCGTCATATTGAACGGCATCATAATGGTATCAAAATGAGTAGAGGCAAAATCTAACCACGCGCGTCCAAATGCATTCTGCGTATCTGGGTCAAATGGTGGGAAGGCGAAAATCAATATAAAACTACCGACGATAATAAAAGGCATTGCGACGATAAAACCATCACGCATTGCTCTTACATGGGGTTGGTTACCCACTTTTATTGCCAAGGGTGCTATATGTTTTTCGACAAATCCTAATATCGAATCATAAAGCTTCATAGTGTCCATCCTTATTTTTGGCACGAAAAAGCCTGCACCATAAGAGTGAAAATTATGGTGAGATTGCTTTGTGCTTAATATTTAATTTTTAGTTTTTTGGAATAATTTAATTAATGAGCGATAACGCTTGATCAAGCACCGCATCACCTTTCATCATTCCATAATCTTGTGGCGAGATAGCCGCAACATTCTTACCGTGCTCATCCGCAACCTTCTTCAGTTCTTCAAGTTGAAAACGTACTTGAGGTCCAAGCAAACACACGTCGTATTCTTTGATAGCATCATTGAAAGCATTCACAGCGAGAGCCTCTATATGGCACTCTAAGCCACGGCTTTCTGCTGCTTGTTCCATCTTTCTAACTAGCATGCTCGTAGACATACCAGCGCTACAACAAAGTAAAATCTTTTTCATCACCCAGCTCCGTTATTGGTTATTTATCAACCTGACAGAACTGTAGCAAAAATGTGCAGAACAAAAAAGCGCAACCGGTTGCATCAAGCGTGAACACAATCCCATTTTTTGACATTTAAGTGTTTTTCATCGCTATAAAGGAGATCGGAAATTCGGTGAAATATAAAGAAAACTCATTTACTAATGAGTATTAATTTGCCGCAGTTTATTAAATTACAACTTCATCAATAATAAGCAGAGTCATTATTTTAGAAAGGGTTATATTGTCATCTATTCCTATTTTGAATATTGCGCTTCATAGCTTCAGTGTCGAGCAAGAAATCAGTTGAGAGCAGGGCTTGGCTTTGCCCACTCGATTGTTGGGTAGACGCATAAAACTCAGCCAGTTCATCTATCAGCCACCCTCGAACGAATAACAGCGGCACAAACAATGATATGCGTTCTGTTTCTATCTTGGTTCCATCTTGCAGGCGTACTTCATACACTTTTGCCGAAATAATCCCAACCAACTCTGAATTCGAATTATAAACGCCACCGCCGCTCATTCCTGATTGAACTGGTGCATCAGCAATACTCGCAGGGCACTGTTCAAACAGCTCATGGCCGGGTAAATAGATATCACGGTAATATTGCCCTTCTCCTATCAATGTATTGCCAAACATATCTTTGCCTACGGTCATCACGCTTTGGTATGAATAAATAATGCCAAGGGTTGGCAGAGGTTTAGTGCGATTGTCTTGCTCAATTAGCGCCAAATCACAGTGAGGGTGATAAGCAATAACCCGACTGTAATCGAGCTCTGCGACATGCTTGGCCGTCAGGCTAACTTCGGACGTTAGTGGTACGCTAGTACCATGACCACCAAATACATAAGGGATGCCGATTGGCAAATAGTGGACAAAGGGAGCATCACTACCTGCTTGCGCGAGCTTTCCATTTGAACTCACGCAACCCTGTAGAACTAACAAGATAACCAAACTCGTAAGGTGAAGAACATTCATCAATATAGAGATCTAGATCACAATACATCTTAAAACCCTAGTTAATGACCGATTAATCAACAAGGTGAAAACCAATTTTTATCCCATTAACTAATGTGAGGTAAATCAATTAGCGGATACATCGATTCAACGATTGCAACTAACTAATGAGTAATTGATTACTTATTTGTGACTAATTCGAGGTTTCTCAGTGACGGGAATATGCATGATTTACTCTCCTGTAAGAACAAGATTGAGGCAGTAAAAATGAAAGTAGCACTGATTGGTCTAGGAGATATTGCAACCAAAGCGTATCTGCCCGTTCTTAGCCAAATACAAGATATTGAACTGATCCTATGTACTCGCAATGAGCAAGTACTAACAGCACTTGCTCATCAATACCGGATAAAGACGTTCGTCAGCGATTACAAGAAGCTTATCGCTCTTAATATCGATGCGGTGATGGTTCATTCTGCCACCTCAACACACAGTGAAATCGCGTCATTTTTCTTAAGTCATGGCATCGCGACCTTTGTCGATAAACCTCTAGCGGATCGATATCAGCATGTAGAAATGTTATATGAACTGGCAGAACGGCATCAGGTTCCGTTGTATGTCGGCTTTAATCGACGCCATATCCCACTTTACAATCATCACCTACCGACCCTGCAGCAAGGAAATATTGCAGATATTTTGAGCTTTAGGTGGGAGAAAAACCGCTTTCAATTACCGGGTGAACTGAATACTTTTATCTTTGATGACTTTATTCATCCATTAGATAGCGTCAACGTAACAGCAAAATCAACCCTAGATGATGTGTATGTCACCACACAGCGCCAAGGCAATCAATTAGCTCGCCTTGATGTGCAGTGGCAACAAGGACAAACCCTACTCCATGCCTCAATGAATCGGCAATTTGGGATCACCACCGAACGGGTACAAGTGTGTTTAGAAAACCAAGTTTATGAGTTTGACTCTTTCACATCGGGCGTGAAATTAAGCGAAAGTAAGCAAGAAAAGATAGCGGAGAAAGATTGGACGCCAATGCTAAAGGGGAAAGGTTTTCATAGCATGATGGATGATTGGTTTAGTGTCGTACGCAATAACAAACTCGATAACCAAGTTGTTCAGCGTAACCTCGCAAGTCATCACTTAGCTGAGTTGTTGTATCAGAAAATACGAAAAGAGATCGCTTAAAAACCAAGAGGTCGCATTCAAAACGACCTCTTCATTAATTGAGTTATCGAGAAAATATTACCATCCTGATAAGCCTTAGAAAAATTATAGCTTAAAGATAGTCTTGAGAATTTCGTTTGCCTTATGCAGATCTTCATCAGTGACATTACTCAATCGGTCTTGATAACGAGAATAAGCCACAAGGTCTTTTTCTCTATGGTGCTCGTAAACCACCATTCCTTTTTCCGTTAATATGAGTCTTTGCTTACGTTTATCTGCTGGGTGCTCCGTTCTATCAATCAGCCCTAGCTCAGCAAGCTTATTTAGAGTCTGGGAAATTGCCCCTTTGGTTTTGTAGGTAACAGCTACGATATCTGATGCAGTAACGATGTCATGTCTACCGATATAATCAATGATATGCACTTCATGAACCAGCAAATTATCTTCCGTTCCATACGGTCGACTGACCTTGCCATACGCTGAGATTTTATCTGCCACAATATTAAGCGTATCCATTAATTGGCTAATTTCTGTTAGGTCCTTCATCGAAGCTCACTTTTTATTAATTTTCAGTAATATAAGTCGTTATCCACGCGACTTCAAGACAACTAATTGGGTCGACTACAAGTATAAATCCTTTATCTCGTAAGCCCTGTCGTTACTTACATTATCGATAAATATCACCTATACCGAATGTTTTCGCTGGCAATGTAAAGCTTTTCTCCACCAGCGGCAATCTTTCCTCATAGCACTCTGCGAAAATCACTTTTGCACGTTCCTTTGCTCCCATTGCGAAAGCTCATTTAATGTTAACAACAGTCGCTCAACAATTAACCAGTGTTAATATTAATCATCAGTACTGTAACCAGCCACATGTTACCCCGATCACGCTTTGCGGGTTTATTTAGATTTCTATCACTAATTGCTTATTCATGCTTTGCTGAATTAGTTTAGCGACTGTACCATTTTAGTGTAGTCACTAAACCATTTTAGTCTTATAACAAAATGAGTAAAAAATTATGTGGAAAAAACTAGAACCCTACCGTTCATCAATAGTACTGCTACTTGCGCTTGTTGCGGGGGCAACACTTGGCATCGTTTCTCCTGAACTTGCGCTAAAAGTTAAGCCTATCGGCCAAATTTTCTTAAACCTTTTATTTATGATCATCGTGCCTCTAGTCGGTATTAGCGTAATGTCATCAATTGCTGAGATGACTGACCTTAAAAAGCTAGGCAAGCTACTAGGTTTGGTACTGATCGTCTCTATCACGATGGCGGCAATTCCTGCCCTTGGCATCATTGGTGTCGCTTCTATTTTCGATCCAGCGCAAGGCGTTGTCATCGACCTAAATGAGAAATTCACTGGTGGTCAAGGTGGCATGGACTTCGTCAGCATGTTCACCACTAACGACTTTGTCGGTCTGCTATCTAAATCAAATATCTTAGCTTTGATCATTATGTCGGTACTTGGCGGTATCGCGATTGGCCAAGCAGGTGAACGCGGTAAGGTAATCGCTGAGCTACTTAAGAGTGCCAACGAAGTTGTAATGAACATTGTGGGCCTCATCATGAAAGGGGCACCATTAGGTCTTGGTGCATTCTTCGCGGCAACTATGGCAGAGCAAGATACTGAGCTATTGAGCACTTTTGCTAGCGCATCTATTTTGTTCTTCGTTACTGCTGCAATTTACTTTGTGATTGGTTCAATTGTGTACTCGTACATTGGCGGAGGCGTGAAAGGCGTTAAAGCTTTCTGGAAAAATGCAGCTGAGCCTTCAATCACAGCTCTCGGAACCTGCTCTTCTCTGGGAACTCTGCCTGTCACTATTCGTGCAGCAAAGAACATGGGTATCAAAGAAGAGATCGCCGATATCTGTCTACCATTGTTGGTCAACCTAAACAAAGGTGGCGTAGCGATGATTGCAGCACTGAAGATCGTATTCATTTATGCCGTACTAGGCATGCCATTCACCTTTGATGTGTTCATCACCACAATGATTATTGCCATCCTTTCGGCAATCATCGTCGGCGGTGTACCTGGTGGCGCTTTCCTCGGCGAAATCTTTATCGTCACTACGCTCGGTTTACCGTTAGAAGTGATTCCTATGCTAGTGGTGATCGGCACCATCACCGATGCCCCAGCAACCCTACTCAATGTGATTCACGACCTAAACGCGACGCAAATTGTCGAACGTTTCATGGGTAAAAAAGACTCGCAAACCCAAGAAAATCCTCAAAAGCAATTAGCATAATCAATATTAAGAGACAAATCCTATGACTAGTAAAAATATGGAAACCAAATTAGTAACAGCAGGCCGTAAACCTCGTTTTCTGCAAGGTTCTGTAAACCCTGTTATTCAACGTGCATCGTCTCTGGTATTTGAAAGCGTTCAACAGAAAAAGCATGCAACTGCCAATCGCGCCAAAGGTGAACTGTTTTATGGTCGCCGCGGCACCCTAACCCACTTTGCATTCCAAGATGCAATGTGTGAATTAGAGGGCGGCGCGGGCTGCTATCTATATCCATGTGGTGCTGCGGCTATCTCTAACGCTATCTTAGCGTTTGTAGAGTCCGGCGACCACGTTGTAATGACCGGCGCAGCCTATGAACCAACACAAGACTTTTGTAATGTTGTCTTAAAAGATCTCGGTGTTGAAACGACCTACTATGACCCGACTATTGGTGAAAAGATCGCAGAACTTGTTCAACCAAACACCAAAGTAGTATTTCTCGAGTCACCAAGCTCGGTCACGATGGAAGTACAAGATATTCCAGCGATCGTTAAAGCGGTAAGAGCAATCAATGAAGAGATCATTATCATGATCGATAATACTTGGGCTGCTGGTATCTTATTCCCTGCACTAGAACATGGCATCGATATTTCGATCCAAGCGGGCACCAAATATATCGTAGGGCACTCGGATGCAATGCTTGGTACGGCGGTAAGTAACCAACGTTGTTGGGATCGTCTAAGAGAACGCTCTTACCTTATGGGACAAATGGTTGATGCCGATACTGCCTATGTCGCATCTCGTGGTTTACGTACAATGGGAATTCGCCTAGCTCAACATGAGAAGGCCAGTATTGAAGTAGCGAAATGGCTAGCAGAACGTCCAGAAGTGGCAGTGGTCAATCACCCAGCACTACCGAGCTGCAAAGGGCATGAATTTTATGTTCGCGACTTCAAAGGTTGTAATGGTCTAT
This is a stretch of genomic DNA from Vibrio panuliri. It encodes these proteins:
- the metC gene encoding cystathionine beta-lyase, giving the protein MTSKNMETKLVTAGRKPRFLQGSVNPVIQRASSLVFESVQQKKHATANRAKGELFYGRRGTLTHFAFQDAMCELEGGAGCYLYPCGAAAISNAILAFVESGDHVVMTGAAYEPTQDFCNVVLKDLGVETTYYDPTIGEKIAELVQPNTKVVFLESPSSVTMEVQDIPAIVKAVRAINEEIIIMIDNTWAAGILFPALEHGIDISIQAGTKYIVGHSDAMLGTAVSNQRCWDRLRERSYLMGQMVDADTAYVASRGLRTMGIRLAQHEKASIEVAKWLAERPEVAVVNHPALPSCKGHEFYVRDFKGCNGLFSFVLNKKLSSEELALYLDNFEHFSMAYSWGGFESLILANQPEELNAIRPANPVDFEGTLIRIHVGLENVGDLIEDLAAGFDRIYK
- a CDS encoding serine protease family protein, yielding MSSNGKLAQAGSDAPFVHYLPIGIPYVFGGHGTSVPLTSEVSLTAKHVAELDYSRVIAYHPHCDLALIEQDNRTKPLPTLGIIYSYQSVMTVGKDMFGNTLIGEGQYYRDIYLPGHELFEQCPASIADAPVQSGMSGGGVYNSNSELVGIISAKVYEVRLQDGTKIETERISLFVPLLFVRGWLIDELAEFYASTQQSSGQSQALLSTDFLLDTEAMKRNIQNRNR
- a CDS encoding PTS lactose/cellobiose transporter subunit IIA; this translates as MDQEMVVMEIICNAGEARSLCYEALKLARQDDFDQAQEKLALGKECLNKAHLMQTQLIEADEGQGKVPMTLVMVHAQDHLMTTILAHELATEIVALHQKSVG
- the chbG gene encoding chitin disaccharide deacetylase, which produces MKVIFNADDFGLTEGVNNGVAAAFRHGVVRSTTFMVDMPGEKHAVKLAASMPDLKIGLHLRFTAGKPLTNGRTIVDEHGLFPAIPKFWQKRDFDPDEIHAEVVAQVEHYLALGLTLSHIDGHHHAHTHPQIAPVVMRVAKHYGVPLRGIGLVNDQESTVRYQFTEKFYDDKTTVKDAVALMLEYQKECDVLEVMCHPAQVDAQLRAMSSYLAPREQELQTLTSEEFISFLVERDIQVTDYSALTYS
- a CDS encoding PTS sugar transporter subunit IIB, whose translation is MKKILLCCSAGMSTSMLVRKMEQAAESRGLECHIEALAVNAFNDAIKEYDVCLLGPQVRFQLEELKKVADEHGKNVAAISPQDYGMMKGDAVLDQALSLIN
- a CDS encoding MarR family winged helix-turn-helix transcriptional regulator; the encoded protein is MKDLTEISQLMDTLNIVADKISAYGKVSRPYGTEDNLLVHEVHIIDYIGRHDIVTASDIVAVTYKTKGAISQTLNKLAELGLIDRTEHPADKRKQRLILTEKGMVVYEHHREKDLVAYSRYQDRLSNVTDEDLHKANEILKTIFKL
- a CDS encoding PTS sugar transporter subunit IIC, which produces MKLYDSILGFVEKHIAPLAIKVGNQPHVRAMRDGFIVAMPFIIVGSFILIFAFPPFDPDTQNAFGRAWLDFASTHFDTIMMPFNMTMGIMTIFISLGVAYSLAKAYKMDGITSAALSLMCYLLVASPLKDGGLPTQHMGGTGVFTGVLCGFFAVELYRFMKKNNITIRMPEQVPPAIARSFEVLLPVLAVFVTLYPLSIFVQAQFGMLIPDLILEAFKPLVSASNSLPAILGALLLCQLLWFAGIHGAAIVVGLLSPIFLTNIGANTAAFIAGEPIPNVFTQPFWDFYIFIGGSGATLALVLLMAFSRSAHLKSIGRMSVVPGFFQINEPVIFGTPLVLNPTLFLPFVLVPMLNATIAYFAVHMGFVGMGVATTPWTTPAIIGASWGSGWTFAPVLLVIALIILDIFLYLPFFKMFEKQILEEEEGATKDKPAEQEVSGQGVTA
- a CDS encoding Gfo/Idh/MocA family protein, giving the protein MKVALIGLGDIATKAYLPVLSQIQDIELILCTRNEQVLTALAHQYRIKTFVSDYKKLIALNIDAVMVHSATSTHSEIASFFLSHGIATFVDKPLADRYQHVEMLYELAERHQVPLYVGFNRRHIPLYNHHLPTLQQGNIADILSFRWEKNRFQLPGELNTFIFDDFIHPLDSVNVTAKSTLDDVYVTTQRQGNQLARLDVQWQQGQTLLHASMNRQFGITTERVQVCLENQVYEFDSFTSGVKLSESKQEKIAEKDWTPMLKGKGFHSMMDDWFSVVRNNKLDNQVVQRNLASHHLAELLYQKIRKEIA
- a CDS encoding 6-phospho-beta-glucosidase, producing MARGALKLAIIGGGSSYTPELIEGVIKRREFLPVREIHLVDIDAGKEKLEIIHALATRMVNKVGADIIVKASTDRREAIKGADFVMTQFRVGGLKARASDERIPLKYDVIGQETTGPGGFAKALRTIPVILDICRDIEELAPNAWMLNFTNPAGLVSEAVNKHTKVKSIGLCNVPVSMRMMVAEMMACEPQELQLEFAGLNHLVWVHKAWLNGEDITETVIEKVGDGANFSMKNIFEEPWDPDFLKALGAIPCPYHRYFYQTDAMLAEEKESATEKGTRAEQVMVTEEALFELYRDVNLDVKPKELEERGGAYYSDASLNLVDAIYNNRNGIHVVNVPNNGAINTLPDDAVIECSAVVGNWGAKPVSVGQLSANVLGLLHQVKAYEQLTIDAAVFGDYDKALMALANNPLVPDIKRAKAILNDILRENAEYLPQFRLTTL
- a CDS encoding dicarboxylate/amino acid:cation symporter; translation: MWKKLEPYRSSIVLLLALVAGATLGIVSPELALKVKPIGQIFLNLLFMIIVPLVGISVMSSIAEMTDLKKLGKLLGLVLIVSITMAAIPALGIIGVASIFDPAQGVVIDLNEKFTGGQGGMDFVSMFTTNDFVGLLSKSNILALIIMSVLGGIAIGQAGERGKVIAELLKSANEVVMNIVGLIMKGAPLGLGAFFAATMAEQDTELLSTFASASILFFVTAAIYFVIGSIVYSYIGGGVKGVKAFWKNAAEPSITALGTCSSLGTLPVTIRAAKNMGIKEEIADICLPLLVNLNKGGVAMIAALKIVFIYAVLGMPFTFDVFITTMIIAILSAIIVGGVPGGAFLGEIFIVTTLGLPLEVIPMLVVIGTITDAPATLLNVIHDLNATQIVERFMGKKDSQTQENPQKQLA